One region of Agrobacterium tumefaciens genomic DNA includes:
- the erpA gene encoding iron-sulfur cluster insertion protein ErpA, with amino-acid sequence MENSDITLSEAAAKRIAQIVAADAGKQALRVSVEGGGCSGFSYKFDLAEDPADDDIVIARGDAKVLIDSLSVVYMAGSEIDFVDNLLGQSFQIKNPNAVASCGCGTSFSI; translated from the coding sequence ATGGAAAACAGCGACATTACACTTTCGGAAGCCGCAGCGAAGCGAATCGCCCAGATCGTCGCAGCGGATGCGGGCAAGCAGGCTCTGCGCGTTTCGGTGGAAGGCGGCGGCTGCTCGGGCTTCTCCTACAAGTTCGATCTGGCGGAAGACCCCGCCGATGACGACATCGTGATTGCGCGCGGAGACGCCAAGGTGCTGATCGATAGCCTGTCGGTTGTCTATATGGCCGGCTCTGAAATCGACTTCGTCGACAATCTGCTCGGCCAGTCCTTCCAGATCAAGAACCCGAACGCGGTCGCAAGCTGCGGCTGCGGCACCAGCTTTTCTATTTGA
- a CDS encoding valine--tRNA ligase: protein MLEKTYDSASVEPKIAKAWDEANAFRAGANAKPGAETFTIVIPPPNVTGSLHMGHALNNTLQDILVRFERMRGKDVLWQPGMDHAGIATQMVVERKLMEQQLPGRREMGREAFVEKVWEWKAESGGLIFNQLKRLGASCDWSRERFTMDEGLSEAVLEVFVTLYKQNLIYKDKRLVNWDPKLQTAISDMEVEQLEVKGNLWHFRYPLEKGVTYQHPIAFDEEGKPTEFETRDYIVVATTRPETMLGDTGVAVNPEDERYKGIIGKHVILPIVGRKIPIVADDYADPTAGTGAVKITPAHDFNDFEVGKRCGLRAINVMNIDGTISIKENEDFLEGLNHPAALHGAWDRLEGQDRFFARKVIVEIFEEAGLLDKIEPHKHVVPHGDRGGVPIEPRLTDQWWVDNKTLAQPAIASVREGRTNFVPKNWENTYFQWMENIQPWCISRQLWWGHQIPAWYGPDGQVFVEKTEEEALQAAIQHYIAHEGPWKAWVEEKLENFKPGEILTRDEDVLDTWFSSALWPFSTLGWPEKTPELARYYPTNVLVTGFDIIPFWVVRMMQMGLHFMKDDAGNPVEPFSTVYIHALVRDKNGQKMSKSKGNVIDPLELIDEYGADALRFTLAIMAAQGRDVKLDPARIAGYRNFGTKLWNATRFAEMNGVKRDPHFLAETASLTINRWILTELANTARDVTAALENFRFNDASGILYRFVWNQFCDWYLELLKPVFGGEDEAAKAESQACAAYVLDEIYKLLHPFMPFMTEELWAHTAGEGEERADLLCLTDWPTPEFRDDAAAAEINWLIDLVSGIRSTRAEMNVPPGATASLVVVGANTSTEARLDRHAAAIRRLARADEIRGADVAPKGSAQIIIGEATVCLPLGNLVDLAAEKARLEKAIGKVDAEMERIDKKLSNEKFVANADPEVVAAERERKAELEVQLTSLRTALQRVSEAG, encoded by the coding sequence ATGCTCGAAAAGACCTACGATTCCGCATCCGTCGAACCGAAAATCGCCAAAGCCTGGGACGAGGCGAACGCTTTTCGTGCCGGCGCCAACGCCAAACCGGGCGCGGAAACCTTCACCATCGTCATCCCGCCGCCGAATGTCACCGGCTCCCTGCATATGGGCCATGCGCTCAACAACACGCTTCAGGACATATTGGTCCGCTTCGAGCGCATGCGCGGCAAGGACGTGTTGTGGCAGCCGGGCATGGACCATGCGGGCATCGCCACGCAGATGGTCGTCGAGCGCAAGCTGATGGAACAGCAGCTTCCGGGCCGCCGCGAAATGGGCCGTGAGGCCTTCGTAGAGAAGGTCTGGGAATGGAAAGCCGAATCCGGCGGTTTGATCTTCAACCAGCTGAAGCGCCTCGGTGCGTCCTGCGACTGGTCGCGTGAGCGCTTCACCATGGATGAGGGTCTGTCCGAGGCCGTTCTCGAGGTGTTCGTCACCCTTTACAAGCAGAACCTGATCTACAAGGACAAGCGCCTCGTCAACTGGGACCCGAAGCTGCAGACCGCGATTTCCGACATGGAAGTCGAACAGCTGGAAGTGAAGGGCAACCTTTGGCACTTCCGTTATCCGCTGGAAAAGGGTGTGACCTATCAGCACCCGATCGCATTTGACGAGGAAGGCAAGCCCACCGAGTTCGAAACGCGCGATTACATCGTTGTTGCTACCACGCGGCCAGAAACCATGCTCGGCGATACCGGTGTTGCGGTGAACCCGGAAGACGAGCGCTACAAGGGCATCATTGGCAAGCATGTCATCCTGCCGATCGTTGGCCGCAAGATCCCGATCGTTGCCGATGACTATGCCGATCCGACGGCCGGAACTGGCGCCGTGAAGATCACGCCTGCGCACGACTTCAACGATTTCGAGGTCGGCAAGCGTTGCGGTCTGCGCGCCATCAACGTCATGAATATCGATGGCACGATCTCCATCAAGGAGAACGAGGATTTCCTCGAGGGCCTCAATCATCCGGCGGCGCTGCACGGCGCATGGGATCGCCTCGAAGGACAGGATCGTTTCTTCGCCCGCAAGGTCATCGTCGAAATCTTCGAGGAAGCCGGCCTGCTCGACAAGATCGAGCCGCACAAGCACGTCGTGCCGCATGGCGACCGTGGCGGCGTGCCGATCGAGCCGCGCCTCACCGACCAGTGGTGGGTGGACAACAAGACGCTGGCTCAGCCGGCCATTGCCTCGGTTCGCGAAGGCCGCACCAATTTCGTGCCTAAGAACTGGGAAAACACTTATTTTCAGTGGATGGAGAACATCCAGCCCTGGTGTATCTCGCGGCAATTGTGGTGGGGACACCAGATTCCGGCATGGTACGGCCCTGACGGGCAGGTCTTCGTTGAAAAGACCGAGGAAGAGGCGCTTCAGGCCGCTATCCAGCATTATATTGCCCATGAAGGTCCGTGGAAGGCCTGGGTCGAGGAGAAGCTTGAAAACTTCAAGCCGGGTGAAATTCTGACCCGTGACGAAGACGTTCTCGATACTTGGTTCTCATCGGCGCTGTGGCCGTTCTCGACGCTCGGCTGGCCGGAAAAGACACCGGAACTGGCGCGCTATTATCCGACCAACGTGCTTGTCACCGGTTTCGACATCATCCCGTTCTGGGTCGTCCGCATGATGCAGATGGGTCTGCATTTCATGAAGGACGATGCCGGCAATCCGGTCGAGCCGTTCAGCACCGTCTACATCCACGCGCTGGTTCGCGACAAGAACGGCCAGAAGATGTCCAAGTCCAAGGGCAACGTCATCGATCCCCTGGAACTGATCGACGAATACGGTGCGGATGCGCTGCGCTTCACGCTCGCCATCATGGCGGCGCAGGGTCGTGACGTGAAACTCGATCCGGCACGTATCGCCGGTTATCGCAACTTCGGCACGAAGCTATGGAACGCCACGCGTTTTGCCGAAATGAACGGCGTAAAGCGCGATCCGCATTTCCTGGCCGAAACCGCATCGCTGACGATCAACCGGTGGATCCTGACCGAGCTTGCCAACACCGCGCGCGATGTGACGGCGGCTCTTGAGAACTTCCGGTTCAACGATGCATCCGGCATCCTCTACCGTTTCGTCTGGAACCAGTTCTGCGACTGGTACCTGGAACTGCTCAAGCCCGTGTTCGGTGGCGAGGATGAGGCGGCAAAGGCGGAATCGCAGGCCTGCGCGGCCTATGTTCTGGATGAGATCTACAAGCTCCTGCATCCCTTCATGCCTTTCATGACGGAAGAGCTGTGGGCGCATACGGCGGGCGAGGGCGAGGAGCGGGCTGATCTTCTCTGCCTTACCGACTGGCCGACTCCGGAATTCCGCGACGATGCCGCGGCTGCGGAAATCAACTGGCTGATCGATCTGGTTTCGGGCATCCGCTCGACGCGTGCCGAGATGAACGTGCCGCCTGGCGCCACCGCATCGCTGGTGGTGGTGGGTGCCAATACCTCGACAGAAGCGCGGCTGGACCGCCATGCCGCCGCCATCCGGCGCCTGGCGCGTGCCGATGAAATCCGTGGTGCCGACGTGGCGCCAAAAGGTTCCGCGCAGATCATCATCGGTGAGGCCACCGTCTGCCTGCCGCTCGGCAACCTCGTCGATCTCGCGGCCGAAAAGGCCCGTCTCGAAAAGGCGATCGGCAAGGTGGACGCGGAGATGGAACGCATCGACAAGAAGCTGTCGAACGAAAAATTCGTGGCCAATGCCGATCCGGAGGTTGTGGCCGCCGAGCGCGAGCGTAAGGCGGAACTGGAAGTTCAGCTGACAAGTCTTCGAACCGCCCTGCAGCGGGTCAGCGAAGCAGGATAA
- a CDS encoding outer membrane protein transport protein codes for MAKTAFFRGAVCFVASIAAVTPSLAGGLERGGYNIDLLFDPSDYVLDSSATFVAPQRKVENARDNPLKSGPLPATWSRSADDSENFWSTRIGAKAAIGDFGDCMFDYSQPWGAHLNPGIWQGSSYNIETKVKSHNYATTCRVKFDLGKGDFSIIGGGFYQEISGYKYRQVLGPAVLGLNPAWSSFSGVGKLEMEGDGWGWRAGVAYEIPEVAFRASLVYNSAVDHDLTGFADVRGVPQTPPSISPTLAKYGGKLVPIYGSVSMPDSIELKVQSGIAPDWLAFGSVKWTDWSQIQVIPFCAVGTSPCVPSGADTLNTLDLFYRDGWTISGGVGHKFNEQWSGAVSLTWDRGTSTVIGTQTDTWTLGTQIVYSPNKNIEFKVAGALGLLTSGSSSINGGPCGAGFTCGNEAGYDFGNDLVAAISTGVKVKF; via the coding sequence ATGGCAAAAACTGCATTTTTTCGCGGCGCAGTATGTTTCGTAGCCAGCATCGCGGCGGTCACGCCTTCACTGGCGGGCGGCCTCGAGCGCGGTGGCTACAATATCGACCTGCTGTTCGACCCGTCCGACTATGTTCTCGACAGTTCCGCTACATTCGTTGCGCCACAGCGCAAGGTTGAGAATGCGCGTGACAATCCGCTGAAGAGCGGTCCGCTGCCTGCGACTTGGTCAAGGAGCGCAGATGACTCTGAAAACTTCTGGTCGACCCGCATCGGCGCCAAGGCGGCAATCGGCGATTTCGGCGACTGCATGTTCGATTATTCGCAGCCTTGGGGCGCGCACCTCAATCCCGGCATCTGGCAGGGATCGAGCTACAATATCGAAACCAAGGTAAAGTCGCACAATTACGCCACCACCTGCCGTGTGAAGTTTGATCTTGGCAAGGGCGACTTCTCGATTATTGGCGGCGGCTTTTACCAGGAGATCAGCGGTTATAAATACCGTCAGGTTCTTGGCCCAGCTGTTCTTGGCCTCAATCCGGCCTGGTCCAGCTTCAGCGGCGTCGGCAAACTTGAGATGGAAGGTGACGGTTGGGGTTGGCGCGCCGGCGTTGCCTACGAAATCCCCGAGGTCGCCTTCCGGGCGAGCCTTGTTTATAACAGCGCCGTCGATCATGACCTGACCGGTTTCGCCGACGTCAGAGGAGTTCCGCAGACGCCGCCGTCCATCTCTCCGACGCTGGCGAAATACGGCGGCAAGCTGGTGCCGATCTATGGCTCCGTTTCGATGCCAGACAGCATCGAACTGAAGGTGCAATCCGGCATAGCGCCGGACTGGCTCGCTTTCGGTTCGGTGAAGTGGACTGACTGGAGCCAGATTCAGGTCATTCCTTTCTGCGCGGTAGGGACGTCTCCCTGCGTTCCGAGCGGCGCTGACACGCTGAACACGCTAGACCTGTTTTATCGTGATGGCTGGACGATCTCCGGCGGCGTTGGTCATAAGTTCAACGAGCAGTGGAGCGGTGCTGTGAGCCTGACCTGGGATCGCGGTACATCGACTGTTATCGGCACCCAGACCGACACCTGGACGCTGGGCACGCAGATCGTCTACTCGCCGAACAAGAATATCGAGTTCAAGGTTGCCGGTGCTCTCGGCCTCCTGACCTCCGGTAGCTCATCCATCAACGGTGGACCTTGCGGTGCGGGCTTCACCTGCGGCAACGAGGCGGGCTACGACTTCGGCAACGATCTCGTGGCTGCGATCTCTACGGGCGTCAAGGTCAAATTCTGA
- a CDS encoding deoxyguanosinetriphosphate triphosphohydrolase: protein MIIDQRALGFGSGERAVFASDPWTTRGRLFAEEGSLTRSEFQRDRDRIVHTTAFRRLKHKTQVFISPDGDHYRTRLTHTIEVAQIARALARALKLDEDLAEGVALVHDFGHTPFGHTGEDALDAVLLPYGGFDHNAQSLRIVTKLERRYAEYDGINLTWETLEGLVKHNGPLVNAEGEGVKGPVPLPILEYCELQDLEIGSYASLEAQMAAIADDIAYNTHDIDDGLRAGYLSFEMLEEVPFLSKLMAEVRAKYPVLDKERFANEIMRRQITHMVEDVIGVAQQNLSRLKPKSAADIRAADFTVATFSPEMAETDRQIKKLLFAHIYRHPEIMRIRAGATQIVTDLFHRYMEVPAEMQSHYWVDSISGMSKAAKARHVGDYLAGMTDSYALRAHQRLFDHTPDLR, encoded by the coding sequence ATGATTATAGACCAGCGCGCATTGGGTTTCGGAAGTGGCGAGAGGGCGGTTTTCGCCTCTGATCCATGGACCACGCGCGGGCGTCTTTTTGCCGAGGAGGGGAGCCTGACGCGCTCGGAGTTCCAGCGCGACCGGGACCGCATCGTCCACACCACGGCCTTTCGCCGGCTTAAACACAAGACGCAGGTTTTCATCAGCCCTGACGGCGACCATTACCGCACCCGGCTCACCCACACGATTGAGGTTGCGCAGATTGCCCGCGCACTCGCACGTGCTCTGAAGCTGGACGAGGATCTGGCCGAGGGCGTGGCTCTGGTGCATGATTTCGGCCACACGCCGTTCGGCCATACTGGTGAGGATGCGCTGGATGCGGTGTTGTTGCCCTATGGCGGCTTCGATCACAACGCGCAGTCGCTGCGCATCGTCACCAAGCTGGAGCGCCGCTACGCCGAATATGACGGCATCAACCTGACATGGGAGACGCTGGAGGGGCTGGTGAAGCACAATGGCCCGCTGGTCAATGCCGAGGGCGAGGGCGTGAAGGGCCCGGTTCCGCTGCCCATCCTCGAATATTGCGAGCTGCAGGATCTGGAAATCGGCAGCTATGCCAGCCTTGAGGCACAGATGGCGGCTATTGCCGACGACATCGCCTATAATACCCATGATATCGATGACGGCCTGCGTGCCGGTTATCTGAGCTTCGAGATGCTGGAAGAGGTGCCTTTCCTCAGCAAGCTGATGGCTGAGGTACGTGCGAAATATCCCGTGCTCGACAAGGAACGCTTCGCCAATGAAATCATGCGCCGCCAGATCACCCATATGGTCGAGGATGTAATCGGGGTCGCGCAGCAGAATCTTTCCCGGCTGAAACCGAAGAGTGCGGCCGATATCCGCGCCGCTGATTTTACCGTCGCGACTTTCTCGCCGGAAATGGCTGAAACCGACAGGCAGATCAAGAAACTGCTGTTTGCCCATATCTACCGGCATCCGGAAATCATGCGCATCCGCGCCGGCGCTACGCAGATCGTTACCGACCTTTTCCACCGTTATATGGAAGTGCCGGCAGAGATGCAGAGTCACTACTGGGTGGACAGCATTTCCGGTATGAGCAAGGCCGCAAAAGCCCGCCATGTGGGGGATTATCTGGCCGGTATGACCGACAGTTATGCACTGCGCGCCCACCAGCGGCTGTTTGACCACACCCCCGATTTGCGATAG
- the exoR gene encoding exopolysaccharide production regulator ExoR has translation MLKCEAHVLKPLIMSLLLASLAMPVLAFDINAGVTKESGPFDLFKFGFKAYKNGNKDEAVEAYRYAAEKGHTGSRWALANMYAFGDGVAKNDFEAFKIYSEIASQGVEPGSEDTGFFVNALLSLADYYRHGIPGTPVKMDLSQARQLYFQVASTFGVAEAQFRLAEMILAGEGGRADVQQAKKWLNQARKHGHAGAMSIFGNLLFQEGQTTQGLAFMTAALDKCTAVDCTWIQTLQEQAFSLAGENDRRAAIALAQNMQIDDPN, from the coding sequence ATGCTGAAATGTGAAGCACATGTTCTAAAGCCGCTCATCATGAGCCTTTTGCTTGCGTCGCTCGCAATGCCGGTGCTGGCTTTTGACATCAACGCAGGCGTTACCAAGGAATCCGGGCCCTTCGACCTGTTCAAGTTCGGCTTCAAGGCCTACAAGAACGGTAACAAGGACGAAGCCGTCGAGGCCTATCGCTATGCGGCCGAAAAGGGCCATACCGGCTCGCGCTGGGCGCTTGCCAATATGTATGCCTTCGGCGATGGCGTTGCCAAGAACGACTTCGAAGCCTTCAAGATTTACAGCGAAATTGCCAGCCAGGGCGTCGAGCCGGGCTCCGAGGATACCGGCTTCTTCGTCAACGCGCTGCTTTCTCTTGCCGATTATTACCGCCACGGCATTCCCGGCACTCCGGTAAAGATGGACCTGTCGCAGGCCCGCCAGCTCTATTTTCAGGTGGCTTCCACCTTTGGCGTGGCTGAGGCCCAGTTCCGTCTGGCGGAAATGATCCTTGCGGGTGAGGGCGGCCGGGCGGATGTGCAGCAGGCCAAGAAGTGGCTCAATCAGGCACGCAAGCACGGCCATGCCGGCGCCATGTCGATTTTCGGTAATCTGCTTTTCCAGGAAGGCCAGACGACGCAGGGGCTCGCCTTCATGACGGCCGCGCTCGACAAGTGCACGGCGGTGGATTGCACCTGGATCCAGACCCTTCAGGAACAGGCTTTTTCGCTCGCGGGTGAAAACGATCGCCGCGCGGCTATCGCGCTGGCGCAGAACATGCAGATCGACGATCCGAACTGA
- the xth gene encoding exodeoxyribonuclease III, whose amino-acid sequence MKIATWNINGVKARIENLCQWLKDSSPDIVCLQEIKSVDEGFPRLELEALGYHVETHGQKGFNGVALLSKMKPDEINRGLPGDDADEQARFIEGVFSVDGGAIRVCSLYLPNGNPPDDPVKYPYKLAWMERLRRFAEDRLALEEPLILAGDYNVIPEPFDCHDPRVWAGDALFLPKTRSAFRRLENLGFTDAARATTDEPGLYSFWDYQAGAWPKNNGIRIDHLMLSAEAADRLESVSIEKHVRAWEKPSDHVPVCGYFNFTPIN is encoded by the coding sequence ATGAAGATTGCCACCTGGAACATCAACGGCGTCAAGGCGCGTATCGAAAACCTCTGCCAGTGGTTGAAGGATTCATCGCCCGACATCGTTTGCCTTCAGGAAATCAAGTCGGTTGACGAAGGCTTTCCCCGCCTTGAGCTGGAAGCGCTCGGCTATCACGTCGAGACCCATGGCCAGAAGGGTTTCAACGGCGTCGCCCTTCTGTCGAAGATGAAGCCCGACGAGATCAATCGCGGCCTGCCGGGCGACGATGCCGATGAACAGGCGCGCTTCATCGAGGGCGTGTTCTCCGTTGATGGCGGTGCGATCCGGGTCTGCTCGCTCTACCTGCCGAACGGCAATCCGCCTGACGATCCGGTCAAATATCCCTACAAGCTCGCATGGATGGAGCGGCTGCGCCGCTTTGCCGAAGATCGCCTTGCGCTTGAGGAGCCGCTTATTCTGGCGGGTGACTACAACGTCATCCCCGAACCCTTCGATTGCCACGATCCGCGGGTCTGGGCTGGCGATGCGCTGTTCCTGCCCAAGACACGCTCGGCATTCCGCAGGCTGGAAAATCTCGGCTTTACCGATGCCGCACGCGCGACGACGGATGAACCCGGACTTTATTCCTTCTGGGATTATCAGGCTGGCGCATGGCCTAAGAATAACGGCATCCGAATCGATCACCTGATGCTGTCGGCGGAAGCGGCCGACAGGCTGGAATCGGTGAGCATCGAAAAACATGTGCGGGCCTGGGAAAAACCGTCAGACCACGTACCGGTCTGCGGTTATTTCAATTTTACGCCGATCAATTGA